The genomic segment GCCTGATGGCGCTGTTTTTCTACTTCCTGTGGCAGCTCAGCGCCCTGGGAAACCTGCCTCGTGACACCTTCAGGGGGATCATGGCCGCCGGTGGCAATATGGATGTACTGCTGGCTGCACTGGGTCAGACGGTAAAACAGAGCCATCTGAACATCCTGCTGCAAATCTTTGCTAATCTGGCGGTGGCGTCCTCGTTTCTTGGGGTGACCCTGGGCCTTTTCGACTATATTGCCGATCTATTTAAGTTTGATGACAGTCATCTTGGCCGCCTCAAAACCGCAGTGATTACCTTCGCCCCTCCCCTGATAGGCGCGATGATCTGGCCGAATGGTTTTCTGCTGGCCATAGGTTTTGCTGCGCTGGCCGCCGCAGGCTGGGCAGTGATCATTCCGGTGCTGCTGGCAATCAAGAGTCGTCGCAAGTTTGGTAACCCCCAATTTCGTACCCCGGGCGGAAGACTCACCCTGGTGATCGTCTTTGGTTATGGAGTTCTGGTGATCCTCTGCCACCTGTTGGGACTGTTTGGCCTGCTGCCTCAGTTTGGCGCCTGATCGCCTTAAGCCTTCCATAAGCCCCACTGCCCGATAGGACCAGTGGGGCATGAAAGCACAGATTCACTATACTCTTGGGGAAACCCACATGAGTGTGCTGTCATGGGAAAAGCTCTTCTGGGAATGCTGCTTCTGCTCAACTGCGCCCTGTTACAGGCTCAGGCTATCACTCTTGCGATCGGAGAGTACCCCCCTTCACCTCGAAGCACCTTCAGCGTAATGGCATGTTTGGGGCTATTGTGGATGAGGCGTTCGCTACCCAGGATGTAAAACCCAGTTATATGTTTACCTCCTGGAGTCGGGCCTACCGGCTCTCAGAGGAGGGTGTAGTGACAGGAACGGTTCCCTGGGGAGCATCCGTAGAACGCGCCCTGAAACATATCTACAGCGATCCCATCATGGAGTACCGGATGGTCTGGTTCTACCTTAAGGGACAGAACTTTGACTGGCAGGATTACTCGGATCTCAAAGGTAAAAAAGTCGCTGCAATCCGCGGCTATACCTATGATGATGCTTTTTATCAGGCTGCCCGGGAAGGGATTATTGAGGTGATTTTTGTCAACCGCCTCAAGCAGTGCTTTGATCTGCTGCTCTCAGGAAGAGTCGATCTCACCATTGAAAGCTTTGATGTCGGCTACTACACCCTCAACCGCCATTACCAAAATGCCGAACTGCTATTTACGAATCACCCCAAACCCGTGGTTCTCAGCCATCATTACCTGCTGCTCAGCAAAAAGTCATCTCAGGCACAAAAGCTGATCAACGACTTTAACCAAGGGCTCGAGGCACTTAAAAAGTCCGGGCGAGTCGATGAGCTTCGCCTTCTATACCGCAAAGGAGGGATGAGCACTCCTTAATAACCCGGGACTATCCTTTGCTGCCATCCCCGATGACAGGCTGTTGATGTGATGTAATTCTCATTTTTTGCCATCCGTTTAAATTCGCCCTGATTATCCTTGTTATTTGTATGGTCTCTATCTATAGTCCGGCTCGGCAGTGCCAGATGGAGCAGGCATGATGTACGCCGATCAGGATGATTCATCGACCTTCACCTATCAGAGCAAACAGACCAGGCGCCGGTATCACTATTCCAAGATGGGTGCCTACTCAAACACACTCCCCATATCTATGCCTGAGTCTTCAGCTTGGCTCGCAGGTAGGGGCTGAGATTTTTGAGCGATAAGGAACATCCGCTCTTGAGAACCTCCCTCAGGTGCTGCCGGATATTACTCTAAAAATAAGGAAATCAATGCTATGGATGAATCTTCAAACCAAAGAGCGCTCTCTTTAGGTGAAAAGCTCAATCATGCCGAGCAGGAAGCTCACCGCTGCCTGCTGTGTCACGATGCTCCCTGCAGCAAACGCTGCCCTGCCGCAGCCGAGCCAGCTCGCTTTATTCGCTCGCTACGCTTTCGTAATCTCAAGGGAGCCGTCGAAACCCTTCGTGAAAACAACCCATTGGGGGGAGTCTGCGCCCGGGTCTGCCCGACCGAAAAGCTTTGTGCAAAGGGCTGTAGCCGCTCCGGGCTGGATCGCCCGGTTGATATCGCCATGATCCAGGGGGTGCTCACCGATTATGAACATGAGTGCCAAATCAAGATCTGTCAGCCAATCAAGCAGGATAAACAGTCGGTCGCCATCATAGGCGCAGGCCCGGCAGGCCTGAGTGCCGCCCGCGCCCTGGCATTGGCCGGACATCCGGTGGTGGTTTTTGAAGCGCAGCAGCAAGCCGGAGGCTGGACACGTTATGGGATCCCAGCATCACGCCTTCCCGCAGAGCTCATCGAGCGTGAGGTGGCGCTTATCGCCGAATGTGGGGTCGAGATCCGCTACGGTACCCGAATTGGTGAAGATATCACCCTCGATGAGCTGCGCTCTCAATATGCGGCTGTGATTGTCGCCAGTGGCCTGTGGCAACCGATGCGTTCCGTGGTCAGCGAATCG from the Dongshaea marina genome contains:
- a CDS encoding FAD-dependent oxidoreductase, giving the protein MDESSNQRALSLGEKLNHAEQEAHRCLLCHDAPCSKRCPAAAEPARFIRSLRFRNLKGAVETLRENNPLGGVCARVCPTEKLCAKGCSRSGLDRPVDIAMIQGVLTDYEHECQIKICQPIKQDKQSVAIIGAGPAGLSAARALALAGHPVVVFEAQQQAGGWTRYGIPASRLPAELIEREVALIAECGVEIRYGTRIGEDITLDELRSQYAAVIVASGLWQPMRSVVSESAQVLAGVDFLYQQRTATNTGSTAKRVVVIGGGDVAMDCANEAKRLGADVTVLYRRGINEMPATQAEKSHINRLGIPIIPNAILSELIEDNGELIALKGQFIEWQDRHTHRELEGAELSISCDLLIDATGQTARHPVEADETRGLFIAGDLAHGGRTVVDAVADGKQVATRLMQFLAQCEPSQQMAMEG
- a CDS encoding substrate-binding periplasmic protein, yielding MFGAIVDEAFATQDVKPSYMFTSWSRAYRLSEEGVVTGTVPWGASVERALKHIYSDPIMEYRMVWFYLKGQNFDWQDYSDLKGKKVAAIRGYTYDDAFYQAAREGIIEVIFVNRLKQCFDLLLSGRVDLTIESFDVGYYTLNRHYQNAELLFTNHPKPVVLSHHYLLLSKKSSQAQKLINDFNQGLEALKKSGRVDELRLLYRKGGMSTP